Part of the Nicotiana sylvestris chromosome 5, ASM39365v2, whole genome shotgun sequence genome is shown below.
actttaggaattaaatgagtatccctttatattagGAATCAATTATTTCCCATCCTTATTCTCTcttcccctctctctctctctctctctctctctctctctctctctctctctctctctcaatccctaattccagtaatatagagcaaaggaaaagagagcaacaattccaccattgacagccattaaaaagctttgaattcgaatttgggttttcgaAAAATATTATCTGTTTGAATTGGgtattgttgcaaacaattgagaattctctcaacgtctctctctatctcccaatccctaattccagtaatgtaaagcaaagaaaaagagagcagcaattccaccattgacaaccattaaaaagctttgaagctttgaattcgaatttggattttcaaaaaccattatttgtttggattgggtgttgttgcaaacaattgagaatattatttggagtttatatctcaattttgagggtattttggtaaagactagacttgattttggctgaatttcagattgaaagaagaagaagaagaagacgacgacatgacatacattatacttaCGAAATTGCAGTAAAgttgtagaaaaattatattctgctgtagttatatatatatatatatattttatttaaatattatatgaaagttgaacaatattgtataaatgttatataaaaattatatttaagttgtatataactgggtagaaataatgtatgaaagttgtagataagttgtataattgTAATACTCATTAAAAGAAAGAGGGTAATTACGTAATTTACCAAAAAATACAAATAAGATTAAATAGGGCAAGCCCTACGCTAGCTAACAGAAACGAAAAAGGAAGAAAGGGCCGAAGCCCCTCTCTCTTGCAACAAAAATCAATTCTGCTGCGTAAAACCAAACAgaagcaaaaaagaagaagaaaggaacGAGTCAGAATTAAAgcgaaaaatcaaaaacaaatacAGAAGGTGAGTTGGGAAAAAAGCTTGATACCGTAAAAGAAGCCATTTCCATCCATTATTTGTTCAAATCTTCAGGAACTTATTCCATAAATTTGAGAATATATTTTAATGGTTAGAGTTAAATAAGGAGATTGGCAAAAGTCAGTGAAACCAGGAAAGATATGTATAAATTTTTGTTAATCTTTGGCAATCTGTTGAGGAATCTTAAGCACGAATTGTGTCTTACGGGTATAGCTTGAGCTTCTCTTTCTGGTAGATTTTAATTTTGATTCTCATGATTGGGAGATTCTACAGAGAAATAGAAATTACACTAGTTCATTCACACTTGAGAATTTTCTTCCTAAAGAATCAATAGAACTTTATGAATTGGATTAATAAAATATATGAATATGTTGGACTTGATAGATTAGTAATTACTCATAGGTGGGTAAATATAATTCGGCGAATTAAGAGTCAAATATGAAACCTCGAGGGTCGGGTATTCTAAATTAGCTATGAACTAGCCTAAATAAGGAGATTAACATAAAAttgatattatgtaattatagattgattggaggaatttgtacgAATTGCTCGAGGTGAACCATTTGAtatttcggcacgagtactgtgagtagtaatcttaccgcaatttgtattttcataacttgcatgatttacacatgatttttaacatgaatatgttaccgattattttaagttgcatgtgggacaagtcttttactcgatatcataccgaaatagttatttgagaagattaccgttgttttaaatattttcgttGTCACTAGATCTGTTTTACCGTTACCtgaatttactgttatcgaaaagaaattatatgatttgataagaactgAAATGCcttatattgttttaaaatattttctatgagtatatacggattacagagacaagtataaatgggagtagacattgaaggatcccgtagataacggcgggttcgttagacctggtgcaccttgtaattacaGATTACCGTTATaaccctcgctagtgggaaggtagaactaacATACCATTACCGATTttcctcgagtagggactactgttatatttgacttcttgtgtagaagtccacagttataccgattacatgattcatttattgaaacctcccaaatatgaatattgatattagacagtggttaccgagcttattaccgaactgttaattgtattatactacaagaaaagcaTGACGAGACTGAAAATTAgttattgtttctgaaagggcatttttatgttattttttgtttgatatactagcatgttttctcacttgtccccaataaaaacagttgtggttaagtgttattactcactgagctagcgactcattccccgctaattTTTTTTATAGAGACAAAAGTTGACGCATGCGgggatttcgttaattagagcgcacatgTTGAGAattcttggtgagcctcgcacttgttcgcgtgggcaaagatttttatcaattgttatggtcttttctttgaattcttagagtcgctccatagtcattcttttagtgtcatgagtattatTTTGCTATTAGTCTTATGTCGAGTATCGTTCTTTATTATCAAAGTcggagataaattagtatttctggTTGTTAGTGGGTTGATTAGTAATGGTGAAGACTATTTTGGTTAATTAATAAGTTGTCGATTGTTTGAATTGCTATTAGggtgtttggttgttgatttgagacaGAATTGTTTTTTGGGATAGTCCAAAAATAggggaaactctgtccgattttctgtaaaatactGATGAGGCTTACTTGcgagcacttgctcctaagcgccggtcTCGATCCTTAATTGGGTCGTGataaagttggtatcagagcttaggcttTAAGTCCCGAGACATAGAgcaatgtttagtagagtcttgttcatgGGTATGTAGGCGCCCATACTTATGATCTTGAGGCTACTGAATATCTAGGAATGTTTTGCCTTCTTTCATTCTTTGATCGTGCATTGAGATAACttgagattgactttggaatattTCTTTTGCAGATGGTTAGGACACACACACCCTCATCTACTGGACGTGGTGCTACCCGGGAGGAGGGGGGGGTCAAGTTGGGGttcatcaaactagaagacagactGCCCCTCAACCTCAAGTTGGGAACATGGGTCAAACCCAAGCTGTTATGCCAAATCAAGTACAAGAGCATGGAGTTCAGAACGCTCCACCACCAGTGCCAACCGTTGTACCTACTGTTGCCTTACCTGCAGATGCAGTGGCAAGGTTATTGAATATGTTAGAGGCATTGATGCCTACTCAGGGCGGAAGTTCAGCTCCTCAGGCTACTTTACAGACATAAGCACCTACACAGACTCAGCCTTTCGAGAATAAGGAAGTGTCCCTACACGAGTTCCTGAAattgaaatcaccaaaattcaCAGGTTCTGATAATTCAGCAGATCCTCAAAGTTTCTTGGATGGGACACTCAAGGCATTACGTGCTCTTGGATGTTCTAGTGAGAGAGGCGTGGAGCTCGCAACATACAAACTAGAGGATATGGCCAACACATGGTATGAAACAGTATTGCTAGGAAGGCCAGCAGGAGCAGCACCACTGACATGGGACGAGTTCACTAAGTTGTTCAAGAATCATTTTCTTCCAGACAGTCTGATGCAACAATATGCTAGAGACTTTGAGAGATTGGTTCAGACTCCAGATATGGATTTGTCAACATATAACACTAATTTCTGTAAGTAGGCTATATATGCTCCTCACTTAGTGCCTACCGAAGAAGCTCGAAttcagaggtttgttgatggattgGTTGATTGTCTATACACTGCAGTAGCTCCACAGATGAAGACTTTATCCTACTATGATGTAGTCGACTTGCTAGAAAGATTGAAAACAAGGGACGTGAGGAGTGTGCAGCTAATGATTTACGTAAGAAGGCCAAGACGGGAGGGGCTTTCAGTGGTGGTTTTAGTGAAAATAGAAGAGCAGGAAATcaaggacaacaacaacaacagggtTCTCAGACAGGGACACACATGTCTTCACAGTCCACATACAGACCACATTACAGACAAGGTAATAGGGGACCATCATCTTCTGGACATCGTAATTCTGGGCAGATATATGCCACTACTCCAGTCTGCCAGACTTGTGGTAGATCATATTTGGGCCAATGTCATGTTCTAACTGGAGAGTGCTTTCGTTATGGCCAATTGGGACATCACTTGAGGGATTGCCCTCAGCCTCCGAGAAATTTCAACCAAACTTCTAGTTAGTCAGCTGCACCGACTCAGACTACTCGTAATACTTCAGGTGCTACAGGTACAGGAAATAGAGGTCAAGGTGCTGGAGACCGTGCTACTATGAATCAAGGACAAGGCAAtgctggtagaggtcaggcgagagtttttgcatttactagaCAGGATGCTCAGGCCTCAAATGCAGTGGTTACATGTATTCTTTCTGTCTGTTCATTTGATGCacttgcgttgattgatccgaGATCTACCCACTCCTATGTGTCCTCGTACTTTGCTTTGAGATTTAGTAGACAACCCGGTCTATTGAATGATTCTTTTCTAGTTGCTACTCCTGTTAGAGAGTCTCTATTAGCTAAATACGTGTATCGTGCTTGTCAGATTCGGGTTGAGGGTAGAGATACTCTAGCTGACCTTATTGTACTTGATATGATTAACTTTGACATGCTGATGAGAATGGATTGGTTATATTGTTGCTATGCTATAGTCGATTGTCATGCATAGATAGTTAAGTTTGAGATACCAAATGAACCCAGTTTTATTCTAAGAGGGAGTCAGGTTCCAGAGACTTGCAAAATTGTATCTTTTTTGAAGGCTCAACGACTTCTGAAGAAAGGTTGCTTGGGTCTCTTAGCTATTCTAAATGATACAAGAAAGGAAACAGTTAGTATAGAAAATGTACCAGTAGGGAGAGAAGtttctgatgtatttcctgaggaTTTACCAGGATTGCCTTCAATACGAGAAatagactttggtattgatttgctaCCTGACACACAACCCATATCGATACCCCCATATcgaatggcaccagcagagttgagggagctaaagcaacagttacaagatttgttagataagggttttattagacctagtgtatcaccatGGGGTGCACCAGTACTGTTCGTAAAGAAGAAAGACGGATCCCTGAGAATGTGCATTaactacaggcagttgaacaagataacaatacgtaataaatatcctttgcctcatatagatgacatgtttgatcagttacaatGAGCTTCccacttttcaaagattgatcttcattctggttatcatcaacttagaatcaaagatAAAGATATTTTCAAGACTGCTTTCAGGGCTCGATACGgacactatgagtttcttgtgatgcCTTTCGGACTGACTAATGCTCCAACGacattcatggatttaatgaatagggtgttcaagccgtttctggatagatttgtaatagtatttattgatgatatcatgATATATTCTCGTAGCCAAAGAGAACACGAGAATCATCTCAGGACTGTGTTGCAGACATTGCGAGAACATcggctttatgctaagttctcgaagtgtgaattctggctagACTCGGTAGCatttttggggcatgttgtatccaaagatggaattatggtagatcctaagaagactGAAGTTGTGCAGAAATGACCCAGAACTACTTCTCCTACATAGATTCACAACTTTTTAGGCTTAGCAGGCTATTACAGGCGTTTTATGCAGGATTTCTCCAGAAAAGCAGCGCCGCTGACCAAGCTAATGCAGAAAAATGCAAAGTTTCAGTGGATGGAGGAATGTAAGCAGAGCTTTTAAAAACTCAAAACATGTTTGACCACTACACCAATATTAGCCTAACCATCAGGTTCTGGAGGATTTACAGTATTCTGTGACGCCTCGAGGGTGGGATTAGGATGTGTTCTCATGCAAAATGGTcgtgttattgcttatgcttcgataCAATTGAAAAATCACGAGAAAAACTATCCTACACATGATTTGGAGATGGTTGTAGTGGTATTTGCTCTAcaaatttggagacattatctataCGGTgaaacttgtgagatttatactgaccataaaagtctgaagtatatctttcagcagAGAGATCTAAATCTTCGGCAGCGTCGTTGGATGGAACTACTCAAAGACTATGATTGTTCTATTTTTGTATCATCCTGGAAaagccaatatggtggctgatgcattgagtAGAAAATCTATGAGGAGTTTGGCACATATAGCCCCTGCAAAGAGACTTTTGGCCAGAGATATTCAGAGACTAGAAGATACAGGTATCAGATTTAGTGTCGGAAATTCAGAGGCATTGTTGGCTTGTGCTCAGGCTAAGTCTTCATTAGTTGAGCGCATTAAGGCCACCCGATATAAGGATGAACGATTATGCAAATATAAAGATGAGGCCTTAACTGGTAAAAGTAAGGATATGATTGTTGAAAGTGATGGTGTTCTTCGAATGGGTGATAGGTTATGTGTAGCAGACGTAGATGGGTTGAGACATGCTATTCTTAAAGAAGCTCACAACACTAAATACACTATACATCCTGGATCCACAAAAATGTACCATAACCTGAAGCAATTTTATTGGTGGAAAGatatgaagaaagatgttgctaacTTTGTTTCTAGTTGTTTAACTTGTCAGCAGGTCAAGGCCGAGCATCAGCGACCCGCAAGACTACTACAACAAATTgagattctagagtggaaatgggaaagaattactatggattttgtcacCAGGCTACCACGAACCCTTAGAGGTTATGACTCGctatgggtgattgtagatcgactgATGAAATCAGCACACTTTTTGCTGGTGAAGACTACATATGGTGGACTCAGGTATGCACAAATATTTATGAACGAAATTGTTCGACTTCACGGAGTTCCAGTATCCATCATATCTGTTAGAGGATCACATTTCACTTCACACTTTTGAAAATCTTTTCAAGAAGCATTGGGTACACAAGTAGATCTTAGTACTGCATTTCATCCACAAACAGACGGGCAGTCTGAACGTattattcagatcttggaggatatgttgagagcttgcattcttgagtttggaggtAGTTGGGACACTTATCTACCATTagctgaatttgcttacaacaataactTCTAGTCCAGTATTCAAATGGCATCGTACGAAGCATTTTATGATAGAaggtgtcgttctcctatcggatgGTTTGAAACTGGTGAGACTAACTTATTGGGACCCGACCTAGTACAAGAAGCTATGGACAAGGTTCAGTTGATCAGACAGAGATTGCTTGCAGCTCAAAGCAGACAAAAGTCTTATGCtgataagagaagaagagatttagtgttcacaattggagacaaagtgttcctacgagtctcccctatgaaaggtgtaatgcggtttgggaaaagaggcaagatgagccccaggtttataggACCGTATGAGATACTAGACCGAGTGAGAGCGGTGGCTTATCGTTTGGCACTTCCTCCTGAGTTATCCTTTATTCACCGAGTGTTTCTTGTCTCAATGCTAAGAAAATGTATATCAGACTCATCTCAGGTGATTGAAGCACCGACTATACCGCTAGATGAGAAGTtgtcctacgaggaggagccgatggctattgttgataggcaagtaagaaagcTACGGTAAAAAAAAATTGTGCTCGTTAAAGTCTTATGGAGAAATCATACTGTTGAAGAAGCTACATGCGAAATAGAAGATGTTATGCAAGTCAAGTATCCTCATTTATTTCAGTCTACAGGTACGTACCTGAGCTAAATTCGGAGACCGAATTTCATAAGGTGGGGAGAATGTAATACTCATTAAAAGAAAGAGGGTAATTACGTAATTtaccaaaaaaaattacaaataagaTTAAATAGGGCAAGCCCTACGCTAGCTAACAGaaacaaaaaaggaagaaagggCCGAAGTCCCTTTCTCTTGCAACAAAAATTAATTTTGCTGCGTAAAACCAAacagaagcaaaaaaaaaaggaacgGGCCAAAATTAAAgcgaaaaataaaaaacaaatacaGAAGGTGAGTTGGGAAAAAAGCTTGGTACCGCAAAAGAAGCCACTTCCATCCATTATTTGTTCAAATCTTCAGGTACTTATTCCACAAATTTGAGAATATATTTTAATGGTTAGAGTTAAATAAGGAGATTGGCAAAAGTTAGTGAAACAAGGAATGATATGTATAAATTTTTGTTAATCTCTGGCAATCTGTTGAGGAATCTTAAGCACGAATTGTGTCTTACGGGTATAGCTTGAGCTTCTCTTTCTGGTAGATTTTAATTTTGATTCTCATGATTGGGAGATTCTACAGAGAAATAGAAATTACACTAGTTCATTCACACTTGAGAATTTTCTTCCTAAAGAATCAATAGAACTTTATGAAATTGGATTAATAAAATATATGAATATGTTGGACTTGATAGATTAGTAATTACTCATAGGTGGGTAAATATAATTCGGTGAATTAAGAGTCAAATATGAAACCTCGAAGGCCGGGTATTCTAAATTAGCTATGAACTAGCCCAAACAAGGAAATTAACATGAGAttgatattatgtaattatagattgattggaggaatttgtacgAATTGCTCGAGGTGAAACATTTGGTATTTCGacacgagtactgtgagtagtaatcttaccgcaatttgtgttttcataaattgcatgatttacacatgatttttaacatggatatgttaccgattattttaatttgcatgtgggacaagtcttttacgcgatatgataccgaaatagttatttgagaaGATTacgttgttttaaatatttttgttGTCACTAGATCTGTTTTACCGTTACCTGAATTTAATGTTatcgaaaagaaattatatgatttgataagaactgAAATACCCTATattgtttaaaaatattttctatgAGTACATAcggattacagagacaagtataaatgggagtagacattgaaggatcccgtagctaacggcgggttcgttagacctggtgcaccttgtaattacagattaccgttatagccctcgctagtgggaaggtagaagtAGCATACCATTACCGATTTacctcgagtagggactaccgttatatttgacttcatgcgaagaagtccacagttataccgattacatgatccgttcattgaaacctcccaaatgtgaatattgatattagacagtggttaccgagcttattaccgaactgttaattgtattatactacaagaaaagcatgacgagactgaaaattatttattgtttctgaaagggcatttttatgttattttttgtttgatatactagcatgttttctcacttgtccccaataaaagcggttgtggttaagtgttattactcactgagctagcgactcattccccgctaattttttttacagagacaatAGTTGATGCAGGCAAGGATTTCGTTAGTTGGAGCGCACAGGTTGAGAattcttggtgagcctcgcacttgttcgcgtgggcaaagatttttatcaattgttatggtcttttctttgaattcttagagtcgctccatagtcattcttttagtgtcatgagtattatTTTTCTATTAGTCTTATGTCGAGTATCGTTCTTTATTATCAAAGTcggagataaattagtatttctggTTGTTAGTGGGTTGATTAGTAATGGTGAAGACTATTTTGGTTAATTAATAAGTTGTCGATTGTTTGAATTGCTATTAGGGTGTTTGGTTGCTGATTTGAGACATGAAATATTTTTTGGGATAGTCCAAAAATAGGGAAAACTCTGTCTGATTTTCTATAAAATACTGATaaggcttacttgggagcacttgctcctaagcgccggtcTCGATCCTTAATTGGGCCGTGACAAtaatataattagttgtataaaattaatttttactatgtataaattagatacaaaagacatattgtataaattttgtataaaaattatatttaagttgtatgatatcgTAGTTGTATTTTACTGTGTAGAAATaatatatgaaagttgtagataagttataGATTAGTTGTAAATAAGTGTATACTGTAAGTATTGAGTGTGCCTAATAGGAAATAGCTAGAAAAATCTCGAGATCATAGAAAAGAGATAATTAGAAAAGAGATAAAGGCTAGTTTAAACAAATACTTTTAAATTAAGGCTATCCCACGTCATTCTTAAGAGGTGTATTAAAATCTTTTTGAAATTAAACAAATACATAGAGGTGGATGTAGCTAAAAGGTTATGGACTCAGTAACTTCAATATGACTTATTGATTTTTGTTCTATAAAGGCTATTTATTTTTCTCATTAAAGGCTATTTTCTATAATCTCTAAGGTAAATTAACCAATCGAGGTCTTTGAGGTATCCCAGCattattaattttttaaaaatgaacatcaaatcaaaagatatatCAAGTTTTTCGTCAATTTGATTTGCtttgatttttctattttcttgaatGCCCCTACGTGTTTGGAACGAAAATAGCTTAGAGATCAATGATTACCGTATATTAAGGCggaagaaaaataaggaaagagcagaggagaaaaaaaaaagaaaaatggtgtaactaaatcccttgaTGGAAGACACAAATAATGAATTTGGGAGCCTTTTCaggtggattgtatatattttgtaactaAAATGTGTTTAGGTCGAGTAAATACCAAAACATGGACATTTTTCGTAATAAGGTTTGAAATAGTGTATAGGTATGTAAAAATCCCGAACCTAAATCCGAAAGTGTCTTGGTTTAAAGTAGTTGAGATTTAAGGGAAAAGGACACCACTGAATTAATGAGTCCGGAAACAAAATAtgattcttttggactcaaagaaCTGAAATGTGTAGAAAAAAAATATGGTGACCAATTTATTTAACGTCTTTTAAAAggacgctataccttaacggccGTTTGTCCAATTAAGTATAACGTCCTTTTAAAGACGCTATACATATATCGTTATTTATtaagactatatatatatatatatattatatgggcccaaaaattatttttctgggCTTAACTTACATAATAATAAATTCAACTGGGTATAACGCATTAAGCTAAGATGCTATACCTCAAATAATTGAACCCCTAGACTGTTTTTTGCCTTATTTAAAGACGTAAAGGATTTTGTAAAAATCCATTCAAAAAATATTCTCAAGTCTTGTAAAATTTTTCTTCATTAAGTTGTTTTGCATTTTGTCATAATGTCTGAAGAACGAAGAattagggtttcattatatttgTGGGAAGGGGGT
Proteins encoded:
- the LOC138869544 gene encoding uncharacterized protein encodes the protein MGQTQAVMPNQVQEHGVQNAPPPVPTVVPTVALPADAVARLLNMLEALMPTQGGSSDNSADPQSFLDGTLKALRALGCSSERGVELATYKLEDMANTWYETVLLGRPAGAAPLTWDEFTKLFKNHFLPDSLMQQYARDFERLVQTPDMDFRLARKIENKGREECAANDLRKKAKTGGAFSGGFSENRRAGNQGQQQQQGSQTGTHMSSQSTYRPHYRQGNRGPSSSGHRNSGQIYATTPVCQTCGATGTGNRGQGAGDRATMNQGQGNAGRGQARVFAFTRQDAQASNAVVTCILSVCSFDALALIDPRSTHSYVSSYFALRFSRQPGLLNDSFLVATPVRESLLAKYVYRACQIRVEGRDTLADLIIVKFEIPNEPSFILRGSQVPETCKIVSFLKAQRLLKKGCLGLLAILNDTRKETVSIENVPVGREVSDVFPEDLPGLPSIREIDFGIDLLPDTQPISIPPYRMAPAELRELKQQLQDLLDKGFIRPSVSPWGAPIDLHSGYHQLRIKDKDIFKTAFRARYGHYEFLVMPFGLTNAPTTFMDLMNRVFKPFLDRFVIVFIDDIMIYSRSQREHENHLRTVLQTLREHRLYAKFSKCEFWLDSVAFLGHVVSKDGIMVDPKKTEVVQK